Proteins from a genomic interval of Pseudomonas asplenii:
- a CDS encoding ABC transporter permease encodes MDFINAFSHLDWSQVLHLTGQHIALVGIAVTLAIVIGVPLGVLMTRFPALAGPLQASATVLLTIPSIALFGLLLPFYSKFGQGLGPLPAITAVFLYSLLPIMRNTYLALTGVEPGIREAARGIGMTFGQRLRMVELPIAVPVILAGVRTAVVMNIGVMTIAATIGAGGLGVLILAAISRSDMSMLLVGAVLVSVLAIVADLLLQRLQRTLTPKGLLK; translated from the coding sequence ATGGACTTCATCAACGCCTTTTCCCACCTGGACTGGTCACAGGTCCTGCATCTGACCGGGCAACATATCGCCCTGGTCGGTATCGCCGTGACCCTGGCCATCGTCATCGGCGTGCCGCTGGGCGTGCTGATGACCCGCTTCCCGGCGCTGGCCGGGCCGCTGCAGGCCAGCGCCACCGTGCTGCTGACCATTCCATCGATCGCGCTGTTCGGCCTGCTGTTGCCGTTCTACTCGAAATTCGGCCAGGGCCTCGGCCCGCTGCCGGCAATCACCGCGGTGTTCCTCTATTCCCTGCTGCCGATCATGCGCAACACCTACCTGGCCCTGACCGGCGTCGAACCGGGCATCCGTGAAGCGGCCCGCGGCATCGGCATGACCTTCGGCCAACGTCTGCGCATGGTCGAACTGCCGATCGCGGTGCCAGTGATTCTCGCCGGCGTGCGTACCGCCGTGGTGATGAACATCGGCGTCATGACCATTGCCGCGACCATCGGCGCCGGTGGCCTGGGTGTACTCATTCTGGCCGCCATCAGCCGCAGTGACATGTCGATGCTGCTGGTCGGTGCCGTGCTGGTGAGTGTCCTGGCCATCGTCGCCGACCTGCTACTGCAACGCCTGCAACGCACGCTGACTCCAAAAGGACTCCTGAAATGA
- a CDS encoding ABC transporter permease, translating to MGGVIVIALLALLIHWIGISTIEHYQADLWFYLQAHLFLVLASMFAALIVGIPAGILLSRPAMATRAERFMQVFNIGNTVPPLAVLAIALGILGIGAGPAIFALFLASLLPIVRNTYEGLKNVEASLKEAATGIGMTPRQVLWKVELPNAVPIIVGGVRIALALNVGTAPLAFLIGANSLGSLIFPGIALNNQPQLILGAACTALLALLLDALVTLASRLWLERGLRPA from the coding sequence ATGGGAGGAGTGATCGTGATCGCCCTCCTCGCCCTGTTGATCCACTGGATCGGCATCAGCACGATCGAGCACTACCAGGCCGATCTGTGGTTCTACCTGCAAGCGCACCTCTTCCTGGTGCTCGCCTCGATGTTCGCCGCGCTGATCGTCGGCATTCCCGCCGGTATCCTGCTCAGCCGCCCGGCCATGGCCACGCGCGCCGAGCGCTTCATGCAGGTGTTCAATATCGGCAATACCGTGCCGCCCCTGGCCGTACTGGCCATTGCCCTGGGGATACTCGGCATCGGCGCCGGCCCGGCCATTTTCGCGCTGTTCCTCGCTTCGCTGCTGCCGATCGTGCGCAACACCTACGAAGGCCTGAAGAACGTCGAGGCCTCGCTCAAGGAAGCCGCCACCGGCATCGGCATGACGCCTCGCCAGGTGCTGTGGAAAGTCGAACTGCCCAACGCCGTACCGATCATCGTCGGTGGCGTGCGGATCGCCCTGGCGCTCAACGTCGGCACCGCGCCGCTGGCGTTCCTGATCGGTGCCAACAGCCTGGGCAGCCTGATCTTCCCCGGCATCGCCCTGAACAACCAGCCGCAGTTGATCCTCGGTGCCGCCTGCACCGCCCTGCTGGCCCTGCTGCTCGACGCCCTGGTGACCCTGGCCAGCCGCCTCTGGCTGGAACGCGGGCTGCGCCCGGCCTGA
- a CDS encoding peptide chain release factor 3, with protein MTNQAAEVAKRRTFAIISHPDAGKTTITEKLLLMGKAIAVAGTVKSRKSDRHATSDWMEMEKQRGISITTSVMQFPYREHMINLLDTPGHEDFSEDTYRTLTAVDSALMVLDGGKGVEPRTIALMDVCRLRDTPIVSFINKLDRDIRDPIELLDEIEAVLKIKAAPITWPIGCYRDFKGVYHLAGDYIIVYTPGHGHERTEVKIIEKLDSDEAREHLGDEYDRFLEQLELVQGACHEFNQEEFLSGHMTPVFFGTALGNFGVDHVLDAVVDWAPMPLARVANERSVAPVEEKFTGFVFKIQANMDPKHRDRIAFMRICSGKYDKGMKMRHVRTGKDVRIGDALTFFSSEREQLEEAYAGDIIGLHNHGTIQIGDTFTEGEALGFTGIPHFAPELFRRVRLRDPLKSKQLRQGLQQLAEEGATQVFFPERSNDIILGAVGVLQFDVVASRLKEEYKVECSYEPITVWSARWIDCSDKKKLEEFSNKAVENLAVDGGGHLTYLAPTRVNLALMEERWPDVKFRATREHH; from the coding sequence ATGACCAACCAGGCCGCCGAAGTCGCGAAACGCCGCACCTTCGCCATTATTTCCCACCCGGATGCGGGTAAGACCACCATCACCGAAAAGCTCTTGCTGATGGGCAAGGCGATTGCGGTGGCCGGTACCGTGAAATCGCGTAAATCCGACCGCCATGCCACCTCCGACTGGATGGAGATGGAGAAGCAGCGGGGTATTTCCATTACCACCTCGGTCATGCAGTTCCCCTATCGCGAACATATGATCAACCTGCTCGATACCCCCGGTCACGAAGACTTCTCCGAAGACACCTACCGGACCCTGACTGCCGTGGACTCGGCGCTGATGGTGCTCGACGGCGGTAAGGGTGTAGAGCCACGGACCATTGCCCTGATGGACGTCTGCCGCCTGCGCGATACGCCGATTGTCAGCTTCATCAACAAGCTCGACCGCGATATCCGCGACCCGATCGAACTGCTCGACGAAATCGAGGCGGTCCTGAAGATCAAGGCCGCGCCGATCACCTGGCCAATTGGTTGCTACCGTGACTTCAAGGGTGTGTATCACCTGGCGGGCGACTACATCATCGTCTACACCCCGGGTCACGGCCATGAGCGCACCGAGGTGAAGATCATCGAGAAGCTCGACTCGGACGAGGCGCGCGAGCACCTGGGCGACGAGTACGATCGGTTCCTCGAACAACTGGAACTGGTGCAGGGCGCCTGCCACGAGTTCAACCAGGAGGAATTCCTCAGCGGTCACATGACCCCGGTATTCTTCGGTACCGCGCTGGGCAACTTCGGTGTCGACCATGTGCTCGATGCGGTGGTCGACTGGGCGCCGATGCCGCTGGCCCGCGTGGCCAACGAGCGTTCGGTGGCACCGGTGGAAGAGAAATTCACCGGTTTCGTGTTCAAGATCCAGGCGAACATGGACCCCAAGCACCGCGACCGTATCGCCTTCATGCGGATCTGCTCCGGCAAGTACGACAAGGGCATGAAGATGCGCCACGTGCGGACTGGCAAGGACGTGCGGATCGGCGATGCGCTGACGTTCTTCTCCTCCGAGCGTGAGCAACTGGAAGAAGCCTACGCTGGCGACATCATCGGCCTGCACAACCACGGCACCATCCAGATCGGCGACACCTTCACCGAAGGCGAGGCCCTGGGGTTCACCGGTATTCCGCACTTCGCCCCGGAACTGTTCCGCCGCGTGCGCCTGCGCGACCCGCTCAAGTCCAAGCAATTGCGCCAGGGCCTGCAGCAGTTGGCGGAAGAGGGCGCGACCCAGGTGTTCTTCCCCGAGCGCAGCAACGACATCATTCTCGGCGCCGTCGGTGTGCTGCAGTTCGATGTGGTCGCCAGCCGCCTGAAGGAGGAATACAAGGTCGAGTGCTCCTACGAGCCGATCACCGTGTGGTCCGCGCGCTGGATCGATTGCAGCGACAAGAAGAAGCTCGAGGAATTCAGCAACAAGGCCGTGGAAAACCTGGCGGTGGATGGCGGTGGTCACCTGACCTACCTGGCTCCGACCCGGGTCAACCTGGCGCTGATGGAAGAGCGCTGGCCGGACGTGAAATTCCGCGCGACGCGTGAGCATCACTGA
- a CDS encoding glycine betaine ABC transporter substrate-binding protein gives MKRLCILIASALLCAATAQAADKPLIRIGARVFTEQTLLAEITSQYLRGKGYDTQITGGLGSNLARSAQESGQLDMLWEYTGVSLVAYNHVTEKLDSEQSYARVKELDAKKGLVWLTPSKFSNTYALALPQKVAQQYPQINTISQLTTVLAAEEQEHHLVALDTEFANRSDGLDGMVKLYGMNLDRRTIRQMDAGLVYTALRNSQVFAGLVYTTDGRLNAFKLKLLEDDKHYFPDYTAAPVVRKVFLDAHPQLAADLKPLAELFDDETMRQLNARVDVGHESPAAVAADFLHQHPIH, from the coding sequence ATGAAAAGACTCTGCATCCTCATCGCCAGTGCCCTGCTGTGCGCGGCAACCGCCCAGGCCGCCGACAAGCCGCTGATCCGTATCGGCGCCCGGGTGTTCACCGAGCAGACCCTGCTCGCCGAAATCACCTCGCAATACCTGCGCGGCAAGGGCTACGACACCCAGATAACCGGCGGCCTGGGCAGCAACCTGGCCCGTAGCGCCCAGGAAAGTGGCCAGTTGGACATGCTCTGGGAATACACCGGCGTCTCGCTGGTGGCCTACAACCATGTGACGGAAAAGCTCGACAGCGAACAGTCCTACGCCCGGGTCAAGGAACTCGACGCGAAAAAGGGCCTGGTCTGGCTCACCCCATCGAAGTTCAGTAATACCTATGCCCTGGCCCTGCCGCAGAAAGTGGCGCAGCAATATCCGCAGATCAACACGATCAGCCAACTGACCACGGTGCTCGCCGCCGAGGAGCAGGAACACCACCTGGTGGCTCTCGACACCGAGTTCGCCAATCGCTCGGACGGCCTCGACGGCATGGTCAAGCTCTACGGCATGAACCTCGACCGCCGCACCATCCGCCAGATGGACGCCGGGCTGGTTTACACCGCCCTGCGCAACAGCCAGGTGTTCGCCGGCCTGGTCTACACCACCGACGGCCGGCTGAACGCCTTCAAGCTCAAGCTGCTGGAAGACGACAAGCACTACTTCCCGGACTACACCGCAGCGCCGGTGGTGCGCAAAGTGTTCCTCGACGCTCACCCGCAGTTGGCCGCCGACCTCAAGCCGCTGGCCGAGCTGTTCGACGACGAAACCATGCGCCAGCTCAATGCCCGGGTCGACGTCGGTCACGAAAGCCCGGCTGCCGTGGCCGCCGACTTCCTGCACCAACACCCCATCCACTGA
- a CDS encoding alkaline phosphatase D family protein — MSDFNLGRRRVMQAVGAGILLPGLAPAVIASVKDRPQLTDGVQSGDLQGDKAIVWSRTDRPARMVVEWDTRSVFSNPRRFVSALADARTDFTARVELTGLPVDQAIFYRVRFEDAQTGTSSEPWFGHLRSVPQQRRDIRFVWSGDTVGQGFGINPDIGGMRIYEAMRLRLPDFFIHSGDTIYADGPIPAQITTESGRIWRNLTTEAKSKVAETLDEFRGNYRYNLMDDNLRRFNAEVPQIWQWDDHEVTNNWSPSKQLDERYKSKDIHSLVGHARQAWLEYAPLRRQQADGGGRIYRKLSYGPLLDVFVLDMRSYRGPNDDNLGAQKAFLGREQLEWLKGQLKGSQAQWKVIAADMPIGLGVPDGEVSPGVPRWEAIANGDPGAAQGRELEIAELLGYLRAQQVRNTVWLTADVHYCAAHHYHPDRAAFQDFEPFWEFVAGPLNAGSFGPNVLDKTFGPRVVFEKAPAVQNSSPFAGFQFFGEVNIDGQSGEMNVVLRDLEGVAVFEQKLQPV, encoded by the coding sequence ATGAGCGATTTCAATCTCGGACGCCGTCGTGTCATGCAGGCCGTAGGCGCCGGTATTCTCCTGCCCGGCCTGGCCCCCGCAGTGATCGCTTCGGTCAAGGATCGTCCACAATTGACTGATGGCGTGCAGTCCGGCGACTTGCAGGGCGACAAGGCAATAGTCTGGAGCCGCACCGATCGTCCGGCCCGGATGGTGGTGGAGTGGGACACTCGCAGTGTCTTCAGCAACCCGCGCCGGTTCGTCTCGGCGCTGGCCGACGCCCGTACCGACTTCACCGCCCGGGTAGAACTGACCGGCCTGCCGGTCGACCAGGCGATTTTCTACCGCGTGCGCTTCGAGGACGCCCAGACCGGTACTTCCAGCGAACCCTGGTTCGGCCACCTGCGCAGCGTGCCGCAACAACGTCGCGACATCCGCTTCGTCTGGAGCGGTGACACCGTCGGCCAGGGCTTCGGCATCAACCCGGACATCGGTGGCATGCGCATCTACGAGGCCATGCGTCTGCGCCTGCCGGACTTCTTTATCCACAGCGGCGACACGATCTACGCCGATGGCCCGATCCCGGCGCAGATCACCACGGAAAGCGGACGGATCTGGCGCAACCTCACCACCGAGGCCAAGAGCAAGGTCGCCGAGACCCTCGACGAGTTTCGCGGCAACTACCGCTACAACCTGATGGACGACAACCTGCGGCGCTTCAACGCCGAGGTCCCGCAGATCTGGCAATGGGACGATCACGAGGTGACCAACAACTGGTCGCCCAGCAAGCAGTTGGACGAGCGCTACAAGAGCAAGGATATCCACAGCCTGGTCGGCCATGCGCGCCAGGCCTGGCTGGAATACGCGCCGTTGCGCCGGCAGCAGGCCGACGGCGGTGGGCGGATCTATCGCAAGCTCAGCTATGGGCCGTTGCTTGATGTGTTCGTGCTCGACATGCGCAGCTATCGCGGGCCGAACGACGACAACCTGGGCGCGCAAAAGGCCTTTCTCGGCCGCGAGCAACTGGAATGGCTCAAGGGCCAACTCAAGGGTTCCCAGGCGCAATGGAAAGTCATCGCTGCCGACATGCCGATCGGCCTCGGTGTGCCTGATGGTGAGGTCAGCCCGGGTGTACCGCGCTGGGAAGCAATTGCCAACGGCGACCCCGGAGCGGCCCAGGGGCGTGAACTGGAGATCGCCGAACTGCTCGGCTACCTGCGGGCGCAGCAGGTGCGCAACACGGTCTGGTTGACCGCCGATGTTCACTATTGCGCGGCCCACCACTATCACCCGGACCGTGCCGCGTTCCAGGATTTTGAGCCGTTCTGGGAGTTTGTCGCCGGGCCTTTGAACGCCGGCAGTTTCGGTCCCAATGTGCTCGACAAGACTTTCGGTCCACGGGTGGTGTTCGAGAAGGCACCCGCCGTGCAGAACAGTTCACCGTTCGCCGGCTTCCAGTTTTTTGGCGAGGTGAACATCGACGGTCAGAGTGGCGAGATGAACGTGGTGTTGCGCGATCTGGAGGGTGTCGCGGTGTTCGAGCAGAAACTGCAGCCGGTCTGA
- a CDS encoding sulfite reductase flavoprotein subunit alpha, giving the protein MLKKALFQLHWLFGITAGLVLAFMGITGAMVSFQDELLRLLNPSVLHVEVADHPALPPAELVRKLEASEGKSVAMLWVETQGDEAARVIFAAKPGERRGEQRYFNPYTGDYLGDAFGQGFFGLTLQLHRFLALGDTGRQITGACTLMLVFFCLSGLYLRWPRQALDWRAWLTFDWAKKGRAFNWDLHSVAGTWCLVFYLLSALTGLSWSYEWYSNGLNKLLADAPAQQRRSTRGPAPTGPASTADYNAIWASIQQAAGPALSAYNIRLPPVAGQSATVYYMLQDSPHDRALNQINLDPATGATSEHFRYADKSLKAQLLTSLYALHTGSYFGITGRVLLTISSLTMPLFFVTGWLLYLDRRRKQQAVKKARDELGQNSDNSHSWLVGFASQSGFAEQLAWQTAGQLQTAGLSVRVQPLADIDEQQLREARQALFVVSTFGDGEAPDSARRFERKVLGQALALDGLSYSVLALGDRQYPQFCGFARRLHHWLETRGGHRLFAPVEVDSGDPYALRYWQQQLSQITGGAPVVAWQTPRFDNWTLRRREWLNPNSQGCGVYLLGLSAPSASTWQAGDLVEILPRQSSAVIEQFLSGLGLDAASPVQVDGLSETLAQALASRQLPEHRGHLVGLHAQALVDALVPLAQREYSIASIASDGELELLVRQERHADGRLGLCSGWLTEQAPLGTAISLRLRRNSAFHLPDAPCPLILIGNGTGLAGLRSLLKARIAEGQQRNWLLFGERNQAHDFYCREELQGWLASGDLARLDLAFSRDQQAKIYVQDRLREAADELHRWLAEGAAIYICGSLQGMAAGVDQTLVELLGAEAVEQLIEQGRYRRDVY; this is encoded by the coding sequence GTGTTGAAGAAAGCGCTGTTTCAACTGCACTGGCTGTTCGGTATCACGGCCGGACTGGTGCTGGCCTTCATGGGCATTACCGGGGCCATGGTGTCTTTCCAGGACGAACTGCTGCGCCTGCTCAATCCCTCGGTGCTGCACGTCGAGGTGGCCGATCATCCCGCCCTGCCTCCCGCCGAACTGGTGCGCAAGCTGGAAGCCAGCGAAGGCAAGAGCGTCGCGATGCTGTGGGTCGAAACCCAGGGCGATGAGGCGGCACGGGTGATCTTCGCAGCCAAGCCGGGCGAACGCCGCGGCGAGCAGCGCTATTTCAATCCGTATACCGGCGACTATCTGGGTGATGCTTTCGGCCAGGGCTTCTTCGGCCTGACCCTGCAACTGCATCGTTTCCTCGCCCTGGGCGATACCGGTCGCCAGATCACCGGCGCCTGCACGCTGATGCTGGTGTTCTTCTGCCTGTCCGGGCTCTACCTGCGCTGGCCCCGCCAGGCCCTCGACTGGCGCGCCTGGCTGACGTTCGACTGGGCAAAAAAGGGCCGCGCCTTCAACTGGGACCTGCACTCGGTGGCCGGTACCTGGTGCCTGGTGTTCTACCTGCTATCGGCGCTGACCGGCTTGTCCTGGTCTTACGAGTGGTACTCCAACGGCTTGAACAAACTGCTCGCCGACGCCCCGGCTCAGCAGCGGCGTAGCACACGTGGCCCGGCCCCGACGGGGCCTGCGTCCACCGCCGACTACAACGCGATCTGGGCCAGTATCCAGCAGGCCGCAGGCCCGGCGTTGAGCGCCTACAACATCCGCCTGCCGCCAGTGGCCGGCCAATCGGCGACCGTGTACTACATGCTGCAGGACTCGCCCCACGATCGCGCCCTCAACCAGATCAACCTGGATCCGGCCACCGGTGCCACCAGCGAGCACTTCCGTTACGCCGACAAGAGCCTCAAGGCACAATTGCTGACCAGTCTTTACGCGCTGCATACCGGTAGTTATTTCGGTATCACCGGCCGGGTTCTGTTGACGATCTCCAGCCTGACCATGCCGTTGTTCTTCGTGACCGGCTGGCTTTTGTACCTCGACCGCCGGCGTAAGCAACAAGCCGTGAAAAAGGCCCGCGACGAACTCGGCCAGAACAGTGACAACAGCCACTCCTGGCTGGTCGGCTTCGCCAGCCAGAGCGGTTTTGCCGAACAACTGGCCTGGCAGACGGCGGGCCAGTTGCAGACCGCCGGCTTGTCGGTGCGGGTCCAGCCGCTGGCGGACATCGACGAGCAGCAACTGCGCGAAGCACGCCAGGCCCTCTTCGTCGTCAGCACCTTCGGTGACGGCGAAGCCCCGGACAGCGCTCGCCGCTTCGAGCGCAAGGTGCTCGGCCAGGCGCTGGCACTCGATGGGCTGAGCTATTCAGTGCTGGCCCTCGGTGATCGCCAATACCCTCAATTCTGCGGCTTTGCCCGACGCCTGCACCACTGGCTCGAAACCCGGGGCGGCCACAGGCTGTTCGCCCCGGTCGAGGTCGACAGCGGCGATCCGTACGCGTTGCGCTACTGGCAGCAGCAGCTCAGCCAGATCACTGGCGGCGCGCCCGTCGTGGCCTGGCAGACACCGCGCTTCGACAACTGGACCCTGCGTCGACGCGAATGGCTCAACCCGAACAGCCAGGGTTGCGGCGTCTACCTGCTCGGCCTGAGCGCCCCCTCTGCGAGCACCTGGCAAGCCGGCGACCTGGTGGAAATCCTGCCACGCCAGAGCAGCGCGGTTATCGAGCAGTTCCTCAGCGGTCTCGGCCTGGACGCCGCCAGCCCGGTCCAGGTCGACGGTTTGTCGGAAACACTCGCCCAGGCCCTGGCAAGCCGCCAGCTACCGGAACATCGCGGACACCTGGTCGGTCTGCATGCCCAGGCGCTGGTCGATGCCCTGGTACCGCTGGCGCAACGTGAATACTCGATTGCGTCCATCGCCAGCGACGGTGAACTGGAGCTACTGGTGCGCCAGGAACGGCACGCCGATGGCCGCCTCGGGTTGTGTTCCGGCTGGCTGACCGAGCAGGCACCGCTGGGTACGGCGATCAGCCTGCGCCTGCGGCGCAACAGCGCTTTCCACCTGCCGGACGCCCCCTGCCCACTGATCCTGATAGGCAACGGCACCGGCCTGGCCGGCTTGCGCAGCCTGCTCAAGGCGCGCATCGCCGAGGGTCAGCAACGCAACTGGCTGCTGTTTGGCGAACGCAACCAGGCCCATGATTTCTATTGCCGAGAAGAGTTGCAGGGCTGGCTGGCCAGCGGCGATCTGGCGCGCCTGGACCTGGCGTTTTCCCGCGACCAGCAAGCCAAGATCTACGTGCAGGATCGCTTGCGTGAAGCCGCCGACGAACTGCATCGCTGGCTCGCCGAAGGCGCAGCGATCTATATCTGCGGCAGCCTGCAAGGGATGGCTGCGGGCGTCGACCAGACGCTGGTCGAGCTGCTCGGTGCCGAGGCGGTCGAGCAACTGATCGAGCAGGGACGTTATCGCCGGGACGTCTACTAA
- a CDS encoding osmoprotectant ABC transporter ATP-binding protein OsmV has protein sequence MIELQDLSKTFQSNGKAVKAVDSVSLTVNEGEICVFLGPSGCGKSTTLKMINRLIVPTSGKVLINGEDTTELDEVTLRRNIGYVIQQIGLFPNMTIEENITVVPRLLGWDKQKCHERARELMSMIKLEPRQYLNRYPRELSGGQQQRIGVIRALAAEAPLLLMDEPFGAVDPINREMIQNEFFEMQRALNKTVIMVSHDIDEALKLGDKIAIFRGGKLIQIDHPDTLLAHPADEFVSNFVGQDSTLKRLLLVKAEDAADNAPSVSPHTPVAEALELMDEHDRRYVVVTDTDNKALGYVRRRDLHRQSGDCGQFLREFNATAAYDEHLRILLSRMYEFNRSWLPVMDAERVFLGEVTQESIAAYLSSGRSRGAKTSIVSPAELVEA, from the coding sequence ATGATCGAACTTCAAGACCTGAGCAAAACCTTCCAAAGCAACGGCAAGGCAGTCAAGGCCGTCGACTCCGTGAGCCTGACCGTCAACGAGGGCGAGATCTGCGTATTTCTCGGCCCCTCCGGTTGCGGCAAAAGCACCACGCTGAAAATGATCAACCGGCTGATCGTGCCGACCTCGGGCAAGGTGCTGATCAATGGCGAGGACACCACCGAACTGGATGAAGTGACCTTGCGCCGCAACATCGGCTACGTGATCCAGCAGATCGGCCTGTTCCCGAACATGACCATCGAGGAAAACATCACCGTGGTCCCGCGCCTGCTCGGCTGGGACAAGCAGAAATGCCACGAACGGGCCCGCGAGCTGATGAGCATGATCAAGCTCGAACCCAGGCAGTACCTCAATCGTTACCCCCGGGAACTGTCCGGCGGCCAGCAACAGCGCATCGGCGTGATCCGTGCTCTGGCAGCGGAAGCGCCGCTGCTGCTGATGGACGAACCGTTTGGCGCGGTCGACCCGATCAACCGGGAAATGATCCAGAACGAATTCTTCGAGATGCAGCGGGCGCTGAACAAGACCGTGATCATGGTCAGCCACGACATCGACGAAGCCCTCAAGCTGGGCGACAAGATCGCCATCTTCCGCGGCGGCAAGCTGATCCAGATCGACCATCCGGACACCCTGCTGGCGCACCCGGCGGATGAGTTCGTCAGCAACTTCGTCGGCCAGGACAGCACCCTCAAACGTCTGCTGCTGGTCAAGGCCGAGGATGCGGCGGATAACGCGCCGTCGGTCAGCCCGCACACGCCGGTGGCCGAAGCGCTGGAGTTGATGGATGAGCACGACCGCCGCTACGTGGTGGTCACCGACACCGACAACAAGGCCCTGGGCTATGTGCGCCGTCGCGACCTGCATCGCCAGAGCGGCGATTGCGGGCAGTTCCTGCGTGAGTTCAATGCCACGGCCGCCTACGACGAACACCTGCGCATCCTGCTGTCGCGGATGTACGAGTTCAACCGTTCGTGGCTGCCGGTGATGGATGCCGAACGGGTGTTCCTCGGCGAGGTAACCCAGGAATCAATCGCCGCCTACCTCAGTTCCGGGCGTTCGCGGGGGGCCAAGACCAGCATCGTCTCGCCGGCTGAACTGGTCGAGGCATAA
- a CDS encoding type III PLP-dependent enzyme: MSIQVEDYFARDTFKKMKAFADKQETPFVVIDTQMISQAYDDLRAGFEFAKVYYAVKANPAVEIIDLLNQKGSNFDIASIYELDKVMGQGVGPDRISYGNTIKKSKDIRYFYEKGVRLYATDSEADLRNIAKAAPGSKVYVRILTEGSTTADWPLSRKFGCQTDMAMDLLILARDLGLVPYGVSFHVGSQQRDISVWDAAIAKVKVIFERLKEEDGIHLKLINMGGGFPANYITRTNSLETYAEEIIRFLKEDFGDDLPEIILEPGRSLIANAGILVSEVVLVARKSRTAVERWVYTDVGKFSGLIETTDESIKFPIWTEKNGEVEEVVIAGPTCDSADIMYENYKYGLPLNLAAGDRLYWLSTGAYTTSYSAVEFNGFPPLKSFYV, encoded by the coding sequence ATGTCGATCCAGGTCGAAGACTATTTCGCGCGCGATACTTTCAAGAAAATGAAAGCATTCGCCGACAAGCAAGAAACCCCTTTCGTGGTCATCGATACCCAGATGATCTCCCAGGCCTATGATGACCTGCGTGCCGGTTTCGAATTCGCCAAGGTCTACTACGCGGTCAAGGCCAACCCGGCGGTCGAGATCATCGACCTGCTGAACCAGAAAGGCTCCAACTTCGACATCGCCTCGATCTACGAGCTGGATAAAGTGATGGGCCAGGGCGTCGGTCCCGACCGCATCAGCTACGGCAACACCATCAAGAAATCCAAGGACATCCGCTACTTCTACGAGAAAGGTGTGCGCCTGTATGCCACCGACTCGGAAGCCGACCTGCGCAACATCGCCAAGGCCGCTCCAGGCTCGAAAGTCTACGTGCGGATTCTCACCGAAGGCTCGACCACGGCCGACTGGCCGCTGTCGCGCAAGTTCGGCTGCCAGACCGACATGGCCATGGACCTGCTGATCCTCGCCCGCGACCTGGGCCTGGTGCCTTACGGCGTGTCCTTCCACGTGGGCTCGCAACAGCGCGACATCAGTGTGTGGGACGCGGCGATCGCCAAGGTCAAGGTGATCTTCGAACGCCTGAAGGAAGAAGACGGCATCCACCTCAAGCTGATCAACATGGGTGGCGGCTTCCCGGCCAACTACATCACCCGCACCAACAGCCTGGAAACCTATGCCGAGGAAATCATCCGTTTCCTCAAGGAAGACTTCGGCGATGACCTGCCGGAAATCATCCTCGAGCCGGGCCGTTCGTTGATCGCCAACGCCGGTATCCTGGTCAGCGAAGTGGTGCTGGTGGCGCGCAAGTCGCGTACCGCCGTGGAGCGTTGGGTCTACACCGACGTGGGCAAGTTCTCCGGCCTGATCGAAACCACCGACGAATCGATCAAGTTCCCGATCTGGACCGAGAAGAACGGTGAAGTCGAAGAAGTGGTGATCGCCGGTCCAACCTGCGACAGCGCCGACATCATGTACGAGAACTACAAGTACGGCCTGCCACTGAACCTGGCCGCTGGCGACCGTCTGTATTGGCTGTCCACCGGTGCCTACACCACCAGCTACAGCGCCGTCGAATTCAATGGCTTCCCGCCGCTGAAGTCGTTCTACGTGTAA